The following are from one region of the Rhinoraja longicauda isolate Sanriku21f chromosome 3, sRhiLon1.1, whole genome shotgun sequence genome:
- the c3h5orf63 gene encoding glutaredoxin-like protein C5orf63 homolog, producing MYLQHFTKLVKPSKPILEFLFRRMSRLKKELPILTLFTKDSCTLCEEAKKVLEPYRHRFVLQEVDITGPENCVWFERYKNDIPVFHMNGQFLMMHQVNLKILEKQLAKLEQNGNKTW from the exons ATGTATTTGCAACACTTTACAAAACTTGTTAAACCATCAAAACCTATATTGGAATTTCTCTTCAGACGAATGTCTCGGCTTAAGAAGGAGCTGCCAATCTTAACACTGTTTACCAAG GATTCTTGCACTCTTTGTGAAGAAGCCAAAAAGGTTTTGGAACCATACCGACATAGG TTCGTCCTGCAGGAGGTGGACATCACCGGTCCAGAGAATTGTGTCTGGTTTGAGAGATACAAGAATGACATTCCGGTTTTCCACATGAATGGACAGTTTCTGATGATGCATCAAGTCAACTTGAAAATCCTGGAGAAACAGCTGGCCAAACTGGAACAGAATGGAAACAAAACGTGGTAA